The proteins below are encoded in one region of Carassius auratus strain Wakin unplaced genomic scaffold, ASM336829v1 scaf_tig00028507, whole genome shotgun sequence:
- the LOC113079544 gene encoding ras association domain-containing protein 1-like isoform X2 produces MTDCERLDMTWGSSASSGYCSQSDSEHELEQFYTARTSLRKTRKRKEKDEPVDCRNQELTLSEIQQKVKEYNAQVNSNLFMVLNRDGSYTGFIKVQFKLARPVSLPPPRSTSSSSSSGRDDSCQEDKALKQRTSFYLPRDTVKHLHISSSTRSREVIEALLRKFTVVDNPAKFSLFERSERHNQVYLRKLADDERPLFLRLCAGPNEKVLSLVLKENETGEVNWDAFSSPELQNFLRILQREEEDHVKQIVRRYALARDKMKEALKNFSTPG; encoded by the exons ATGACGGACTGCGAGCGGTTGGACATGACGTGGGGCAGCAGCGCGAGCAGCGGATACTGCAGCCAGAGCGACTCCGAGCACGAGCTCGAGCAGTTCTACACCGCGCGCACCTCGCTCAGAAAGACCAGAAAACGCAAGGAAAAA GATGAGCCGGTGGACTGCAGGAACCAGGAGCTGACCCTCAGTGAAATACAACAGAAAGTCAAAGAATACAACGCTCAGGTCAACAGTAACCTCTTCATGGTTCTG AACCGTGATGGATCTTACACTGGCTTCATAAAGGTCCAGTTCAAGCTGGCCCGGCCCGTGTCTCTCCCTCCTCCCCGGAGcacgtcctcctcctcctcctcgggACGGGATGACAGTTGTCAGGAAGACAAAGCCCTGAAGCAGCGCACCTCATTCTACCTGCCCAGAGACACGGTCAAACACCTGCACATCAGCTCCAGCACACGGAGCAGAGAGGTCATCGAGGCGCTGCTGAGGAAGTTCACCGTGGTGGACAATCCAGCCAAGTTCTCACTGTTTGAACGCAGCGAGCGCCACAATCAAG TGTACTTAAGGAAGTTAGCAGACGACGAACGTCCGCTTTTCCTGCGCCTGTGTGCTGGACCCAACGAGAAAGTCCTCAGCTTAGTCCTTAAAGAGAATGAAACGGGGGAAGTCAAT TGGGACGCATTCAGTTCTCCTGAACTCCAGAACTTCCTGCGCATCCTGCAGCGGGAGGAGGAGGATCACGTGAAGCAGATCGTGCGGCGCTACGCTCTGGCCAGAGACAAGATGAAAGAAGCTCTGAAGAACTTCAGCACGCCGGGCTGA
- the LOC113079544 gene encoding ras association domain-containing protein 1-like isoform X1 — protein sequence MAKCELIELQDLTSDDRIELAPPSGPQPGAGPTLDRWSKEKVVRMVGERVRLEDPDWLTCKPGWGHDFQPCSQTQLSWCDLCGEFIWGLYRQSLRCTHCNYTCHYRCQPFIQLDCSLNCDAVGEQLNYCEDTIETDTNVDEPVDCRNQELTLSEIQQKVKEYNAQVNSNLFMVLNRDGSYTGFIKVQFKLARPVSLPPPRSTSSSSSSGRDDSCQEDKALKQRTSFYLPRDTVKHLHISSSTRSREVIEALLRKFTVVDNPAKFSLFERSERHNQVYLRKLADDERPLFLRLCAGPNEKVLSLVLKENETGEVNWDAFSSPELQNFLRILQREEEDHVKQIVRRYALARDKMKEALKNFSTPG from the exons ATGGCAAAATGTGAGCTTATTGAACTGCAGGACTTGACTTCGGATGACCGCATAGAGTTAGCGCCTCCTAGTGGCCCTCAACCCGGCGCGGGGCCCACTCTAGACAGGTGGAGTAAAGAGAAGGTGGTGCGGATGGTGGGGGAGCGTGTGCGTCTGGAGGACCCTGACTGGCTGACGTGTAAACCGGGATGGGGACACGACTTCCAGCCCTGCAGCCAGACGCAGCTGAGCTGGTGCGACCTCTGTGGAGAGTTCATCTGGGGCCTGTACCGCCAGAGCCTCCGCTGCACAC aCTGTAATTACACTTGTCACTACCGCTGTCAACCCTTCATTCAACTGGACTGCAGCTTGAACTGCGACGCCGTCGGCGAACAGCTAAACTACTGCGAGGACACGATCGAGACGGACACTAATGTG GATGAGCCGGTGGACTGCAGGAACCAGGAGCTGACCCTCAGTGAAATACAACAGAAAGTCAAAGAATACAACGCTCAGGTCAACAGTAACCTCTTCATGGTTCTG AACCGTGATGGATCTTACACTGGCTTCATAAAGGTCCAGTTCAAGCTGGCCCGGCCCGTGTCTCTCCCTCCTCCCCGGAGcacgtcctcctcctcctcctcgggACGGGATGACAGTTGTCAGGAAGACAAAGCCCTGAAGCAGCGCACCTCATTCTACCTGCCCAGAGACACGGTCAAACACCTGCACATCAGCTCCAGCACACGGAGCAGAGAGGTCATCGAGGCGCTGCTGAGGAAGTTCACCGTGGTGGACAATCCAGCCAAGTTCTCACTGTTTGAACGCAGCGAGCGCCACAATCAAG TGTACTTAAGGAAGTTAGCAGACGACGAACGTCCGCTTTTCCTGCGCCTGTGTGCTGGACCCAACGAGAAAGTCCTCAGCTTAGTCCTTAAAGAGAATGAAACGGGGGAAGTCAAT TGGGACGCATTCAGTTCTCCTGAACTCCAGAACTTCCTGCGCATCCTGCAGCGGGAGGAGGAGGATCACGTGAAGCAGATCGTGCGGCGCTACGCTCTGGCCAGAGACAAGATGAAAGAAGCTCTGAAGAACTTCAGCACGCCGGGCTGA
- the LOC113079558 gene encoding LOW QUALITY PROTEIN: helicase ARIP4-like (The sequence of the model RefSeq protein was modified relative to this genomic sequence to represent the inferred CDS: deleted 2 bases in 1 codon), giving the protein MSEEAISGSDLEPSLNSEEEEDMEEEEDVENDGDDEEDDDQPESPEAEDQRDATSPAPTSPMSRDSSPASTSRTSSRHGSPPPSSPDSHSNTSANSNTKKKSKTSKPAHLRRNIRKVLKEHQLEAGTKAAQQEELERRRRLEQQRKDFPLHADLSTAVPGLKQEVICLDSSGDEGEAKEAPPPQLPALRDDVIELSSGDEDTLPISSEEDNNEDRSVTPGEESSGSHVNDSLNQPDAQGRVLVNINHPGDEEDLFLAPQLARAVKPHQIGGIRFLYDNLVESLERYKSSSGFGCILAHSMGLGKTLQVISFIDVLLRHTGAKTVLAIVPVNTLQNWLAEFNLWLPAAESLPPDTDPAQALPRTFKVHILNDEHKTTVARAKVVEDWTRDGGVLLMGYEMYRLLSLKKSFVTGRKRKSKKPAGPVIIDLDEEDRQQELMKGIERALSRPGPDVVICDEGHRIKNCHASTSQTLKNIRSRRRVVLTGYPLQNNLIEYWCMVDFVRPDFLGTRQEFSNMFERPILNGQCIDSTPQDVQLMRYRSHVLHSLLEGFVQRRGHDVLRNQLPAKEEHVILVRLSRLQRALYTEFMNRFREAGNTGWLGLNPLKAFCVCCKIWNHPDVLYEALQKENLANEQDLDLDDLNSTGATRCSAPGIKGKSSDPANSKMAAMGPLNPLQEKANQVITYEWAKDIMSNYQTGVLENSAKMVLLFHLIDESVKRGDKMLVFSQSLSTLTVMEDFLSRRPMPIQTEAGMQNWVRNVNYYRLDGSTSASERERLINQFNDPANNQAWVFLLSTRAGCLGVNLIGANRVVVFDASWNPCHDAQAVCRVYRYGQRKPCHIYRLVCDFTLEKKIYDRQVSKQGMSDRVVDDLNPVLNFTRKEVDSLLHFVEEEPDPSQSELVPGEDLEMVIKQACLLYPHLLTKQPFHHESLLMDRKDLKLTKAEKRAAKKSYEDEKRASVPYQRPSYAHYYPASDQRLTNIPAFSQRNWRPPPHLEEKPVASVRPVQSTPIPMMPRQVPMGVPGSSAGFPVNYLQKAGVYVQRVVTTTDIVIPGSNSSTDVQARIGAGESIHVIRGSKGTYIRTNDGRIFAIRSGKPRPPEGGASASREESGPPLHSVSNGRASPQEPKRLSLEAPPRPSPQDSPKLLREFQSNKDPVPAGENLPSSGTPEPSGVDRPTQNPVRIPDQHRQLSSDIASSVDIQSLKRKLLESRTSKQLGVKRTSTSTGVAGSYPGFPLSSGYGFPSMGLNPALLGALGHMTPPSLGSRSHLLQQAGQTLGDLHAMFPTDPLGLGMSNSTLSTTCSTNTTSSTHAGILAPSLSSVPSSSSSSTSSSLPPFLMNPSMASMLSGFPVPFSQPLFPGSLHPRGLSSAPTPASTASNFLSSSGLLGAAFNRPDTHPSLAENGGSSSDDDVIEVMGQ; this is encoded by the exons ATGTCAGAAGAGGCGATCTCAGGGAGCGACCTGGAGCCCAGCCTTAACAGTGAGGAGGAAGAGGAcatggaggaggaagaggatgtaGAGAACGATGGCGATGATGAGGAAGATGACG ATCAGCCTGAGAGTCCGGAGGCCGAGGATCAGAGAGATGCGACCAGCCCGGCACCTACCTCACCGATGTCCCGAGACTCCAGCCCTGCGTCCACCTCACGGACGTCATCCCGGCACGGCTCTCCACCCCCATCCAGCCCGGACAGCCACAGCAACACATCAGCCAACAGCAACACCAAGAAGAAGTCCAAAACCTCTAAACCCGCTCACCTGAGGAGGAACATCCG GAAGGTCCTCAAGGAGCACCAGCTGGAAGCGGGAACCAAAGCTGCTCAGCAGGAGGAGCTTGAGCGACGGCGGCGTCTCGAACAGCAGCGCAAAGACTTCCCCCTCCACGCAG ATCTATCCACTGCAGTGCCAGGTCTCAAACAAGAAGTGATCTGTCTGGACAGCAGCGGAGACGAGGGCGAGGCTAAAGAAGCTCCGCCCCCTCAGCTGCCTGCCCTCAGAGATG ATGTGATTGAGTTGAGTTCAGGTGATGAAGACACCCTGCCGATAAGCAGCGAGGAAGACAACAACGAGGATCGCTCCGTCACTCCCGGA GAGGAGAGCAGCGGGTCACACGTGAACGACAGCCTCAATCAGCCAGACGCCCAGGGACGAGTGCTGGTCAATATCAACCACCCAGGAGACGAGGAGGACCTGTTCCTCGCCCCGCAGCTCGCCCGCGCCGTCAAACCACACCAG aTCGGTGGTATTCGTTTCCTGTATGATAACCTGGTGGAGTCTCTAGAGCGCTATAAGAGCAGCAGTGGCTTCGGCTGTATTCTGGCTCACAGCATGGGTCTGGGCAAAACCCTACAGGTCATCTCCTTTATCGACGTCCTGCTGCGGCACACTGGGGCCAAAACTGTCCTCGCCATTGTACCT GTGAATACACTACAGAACTGGCTGGCTGAGTTTAATCTCTGGCTGCCTGCTGCTGAGTCCCTTCCCCCCGACACGGATCCAGCCCAGGCTTTACCTCGAACCTTTAAGGTTCACATCCTCAACGATGAGCACAA AACCACAGTGGCCCGGGCCAAGGTCGTGGAGGACTGGACTCGTGACGGCGGGGTGCTGCTAATGGGGTACGAGATGTACCGCCTGCTGTCTCTCAAAAAGAGCTTTGTGACCGGCCGCAAGAGGAAGTCCAAGAAACCCGCGGGACCTGTAATTATTGACCTGGACGAGGAGGACCGTCAGCAGGAGCTCATGAAAG GGATTGAGAGAGCACTGTCACGCCCCGGGCCGGACGTCGTCATATGTGACGAGGGCCACCGTATCAAAAACTGCCACGCCAGCACCTCGCAGACACTGAAGAACATCCGGTCCCGGCGGAGGGTGGTTCTGACCGGATACCCGCTGCAAAACAACCTGATCGAGTACTGGTGCATGGTGGATTTCGTCCGGCCCGATTTCCTCGGTACGCGGCAGGAGTTTAGTAACATGTTCGAGCGGCCCATTCTGAACGGCCAGTGTATAGACAGCACACCGCAGGACGTCCAGCTCATGAGGTACAGGAGTCACGTCCTGCACAGTCTGCTGGAGGGCTTCGTGCAGAG GCGAGGTCATGATGTTCTCCGGAATCAGCTTCCGGCGAAAGAGGAGCACGTGATCCTGGTACGACTGTCCCGCCTGCAGAGGGCGCTCTACACGGAGTTCATGAACCGCTTCAGGGAGGCGGGAAACACCGGGTGGCTCGGACTCAACCCACTTAAAGCTTTCTGTGTTTGCTGCAAG ATCTGGAATCATCCGGACGTTTTGTACGAAGCTCTGCAGAAGGAAAATCTGGCCAATGAGCAAGATCTCGACCTGGATGACCTCAACTCCACCGGCGCGACCCGCTGCTCCGCTCCGGGAATAAAGGGCAAGTCGTCCGACCCGGCCAACAGCAAGATGGCTGCTATGGGACCCCTGAACCCCTTACAGGAGAAGGCCAACCAAGTCATCACATATGAATGG GCAAAAGACATCATGAGCAACTACCAGACGGGTGTTCTGGAGAACTCGGCCAAAATGGTTCTGCTGTTCCACCTGATTGACGAGAGTGTCAAACGGGGAgataaaatgcttgttttcag TCAGAGTTTATCAACGCTTACGGTTATGGAAGATTTCCTGAGTCGGAGGCCCATGCCGATCCAAACAGAAGCTGGGATGCAAAACTGGGTCCGGAACGTCAATTACTACA GGTTGGATGGGAGCACATCGgcttcagagagagaaagactcaTCAACCAGTTTAACGACCCGGCAAACAACCAAGCCTGGGTCTTCCTGCTGTCCACCAG GGCTGGTTGTTTGGGGGTGAATCTGATCGGCGCTAATCGCGTGGTGGTTTTCGACGCGTCGTGGAATCCGTGTCATGATGCTCAGGCCGTCTGTCGCGTGTATCGCTACGGCCAGCGCAAGCCTTGCCACATCTATAGGCTGGTGTGTGACTTCACACTGGAGAAGAAGATCTACGACCGGCAGGTGTCCAAGCAGGGCATGTCTG ATCGAGTCGTGGATGATTTGAACCCTGTCCTCAACTTCACCCGGAAGGAAGTGGATTCGCTGTTGCACTTTGTGGAGGAGGAGCCTGATCCCAGCCAATCAGAGCTGGTCCCTGGTGAGGACTTGGAAATGGTCATTAAACAAGCCTGCCTGTTATATCCACACCTCTTAACCAAG CAACCGTTCCATCACGAGTCTCTCTTGATGGACCGCAAGGACTTGAAACTGACCAAAGCGGAAAAGAGAGCAGCCAAGAAAAGCTATGAAGATGAGAAGCGGGCATCCGTGCCGTATCAGCGGCCCTCTTACGCACATTACTACCCAGCTAGCGACCAGAGACTCACCAATATCCCTGCTTTCAGCCAAAGGAACTG GCGGCCCCCTCCTCATTTAGAGGAGAAACCAGTTGCAAGCGTGAGGCCAGTTCAGTCCACACCTATTCCCATGATGCCCCGACAGGTACCCATGGGCGTCCCCGGTTCAAGCGCGGGATTCCCTGTCAACTACCTGCAAAAGGCCGGCGTTTATGTGCAGCGCGTTGTCACAACCACTG ATATTGTGATCCCTGGCTCCAACAGCAGCACAGATGTCCAAGCCCGGATCGGTGCGGGAGAGAGTATTCACGTAATCAGAGGATCCAAAG GCACGTACATCAGGACCAATGATGGGAGGATATTTGCCATCCGCTCTGGAAAGCCAAGACCACCGGAAGGAGGAGCCTCAGCTTCAAGAG AGGAATCGGGCCCTCCCTTGCATTCTGTCAGTAATGGTCGTGCATCGCCTCAGGAGCCAAAACGTTTATCCCTCGAGGCTCCTCCTCGTCCTTCGCCCCAAGACAGCCCCAAGCTGCTCCGAGAATTCCAGAGTAACAAGGACCCGGTTCCAGCAGGAGAAAACTTGCCATCTTCAGGAACACCCGAACCCTCGGGAGTGGACAGACCCACCCAGAACCCAGTTCGAATCCCCGACCAACACCGTCAGCTCAGCAGTGACATTGCGTCATCTGTGGACATTCAAAGTTTGAAGCGGAAGCTTTTGGAAAGTCGGACATCCAAACAACTTGGCGTCAAACGGACCTCAACATCAACCGGTGTAGCCGGGAGTTACCCGGGATTTCCTTTAAGCAGCGGATATGGGTTCCCATCCATGGGGCTGAACCCTGCCTTGCTGGGCGCACTGGGTCACATGACTCCCCCCTCTCTTGGAAGCAGGTCGCACCTCCTACAGCAAGCCGGTCAGACTCTGGGTGACCTACATGCCATGTTCCCCACTGATCCACTCGGACTTGGCATGTCCAACAGCACTCTTTCCACGACCTGCTCGACTAACACCACATCCAGCACCCATGCTGGAATTCTGGCCCCTTCTTTATCCTCTGTGCCCTCCTCGTCATCGTCCTCCACTTCCTCCTCGCTCCCACCCTTCCTCATGAACCCCAGCATGGCAAGCATGCTCTCTGGCTTCCCGGTACCATTTTCCCAGCCGCTGTTCCCTGGGTCCCTACACCCTAGAGGCCTGTCCTCTGCGCCAACCCCTGCCTCCACTGCCTCCAATTTCCTCTCTTCCTCCGGCCTGCTGGGGGCAGCGTTCAACCGCCCCGACACGCACCCCTCGCTTGCAGAAAACGGCGGGAGCAGCTCGGACGACGATGTCATAGAGGTGATGGGCCAGTGA